One genomic region from Hoeflea algicola encodes:
- a CDS encoding threonine ammonia-lyase, with product MNIEMIRAAQARLEGHARRTPLLNSPFLDEIAGRRVWVKPECLQHTGSFKFRGGWSAVSGLDPEARARGVIAFSSGNHAQGVALAASRHGVRSIIVMPSDAPQSKIDNTRALGAEVVLFDRAKDDRNAICARLSEEHGLTLIVPYDNPLVIAGQGTCGLEIAEQASAEGITKADVLVCCGGGGFTAGVALALEADAPCLRARPVEPEDFDDMARSLASGVIERNSRLSGSLCDAIITPQPGNLTFPIVSRLAGPGLVVTEDEALHAMAHAFSRLKLVAEPGGAVALAAALFHADEIEGEDVIVTISGGNVDADVFRMALDKFGG from the coding sequence ATGAACATCGAGATGATCCGCGCCGCCCAGGCCCGGCTTGAAGGCCATGCCCGGCGCACGCCCTTGCTGAATTCTCCATTCCTCGACGAGATCGCCGGCCGGCGGGTCTGGGTCAAGCCGGAATGCCTGCAGCACACCGGCAGCTTCAAGTTTCGCGGCGGATGGTCGGCGGTGTCGGGGCTGGATCCCGAAGCCCGGGCACGTGGCGTCATCGCCTTTTCCAGCGGCAACCATGCGCAGGGCGTGGCCCTGGCAGCGAGCCGGCATGGCGTGCGTTCGATCATTGTCATGCCATCGGATGCACCGCAGTCGAAGATCGACAATACACGGGCTCTCGGAGCCGAGGTGGTTCTGTTTGACCGCGCAAAAGATGACAGGAACGCAATTTGCGCGCGGCTATCGGAAGAACACGGCCTGACGCTGATCGTGCCCTATGATAACCCTCTGGTGATTGCAGGTCAGGGAACCTGCGGGTTGGAAATCGCCGAACAGGCGAGCGCCGAAGGCATCACCAAGGCCGATGTGCTTGTTTGCTGCGGCGGCGGCGGCTTTACCGCGGGGGTTGCGCTGGCACTTGAGGCGGACGCCCCGTGTCTGCGGGCGCGCCCGGTGGAACCCGAAGATTTTGACGACATGGCTCGCAGCCTGGCGTCAGGCGTCATCGAGCGCAACAGCCGCCTCTCCGGCTCGCTTTGCGATGCGATCATCACCCCGCAACCAGGCAACCTGACCTTTCCGATTGTTTCCCGGCTTGCCGGTCCAGGACTGGTCGTGACCGAGGACGAAGCGCTTCACGCCATGGCTCATGCCTTTTCCCGGCTCAAGCTCGTCGCCGAACCTGGCGGTGCTGTGGCTTTGGCAGCCGCGCTGTTTCATGCAGACGAGATCGAAGGCGAAGACGTCATCGTCACCATTTCCGGCGGCAATGTCGATGCCGATGTGTTCCGCATGGCGCTCGACAAGTTTGGCGGATAG
- a CDS encoding cation diffusion facilitator family transporter, which yields MPQSALTVRRLAFWSIPLALGVMALKFVAWHVTGSVALYSDALESTVNVIAALAAFIAVGYAQKPADTGHPFGHYKAEYFSAVLEGVLIAVAALLIVNEAIAGLMAPQRIEAPGLGLAINASAALINGVWAYVLIRAGRRYRSPALSADGHHIFSDVITSAGVIIGLGLAIAFDQPRLDPLLALIVAINVLWQGWKVIASSVDGLMDRAIDPIDEQRIQSIIKAEAGGAIEAHDIRTRMAGRVSFVEFHLVVDGDMSVEASHAICDRLETRLRQQVEGIRVTIHVEPAHKAKDEGVRLT from the coding sequence ATGCCACAATCTGCTCTCACCGTGCGGCGGCTGGCGTTCTGGTCGATCCCGCTGGCGCTCGGTGTGATGGCGCTCAAGTTCGTCGCCTGGCATGTCACCGGGTCGGTCGCGCTTTATTCCGATGCGCTGGAATCCACCGTCAACGTGATTGCCGCGCTGGCGGCGTTCATTGCCGTCGGCTACGCCCAGAAGCCGGCCGATACCGGCCATCCCTTTGGTCACTACAAGGCTGAGTATTTTTCCGCCGTGCTGGAAGGTGTGCTGATCGCTGTTGCAGCCCTTTTGATCGTCAACGAGGCGATTGCCGGGTTGATGGCGCCGCAACGGATTGAAGCACCGGGGCTGGGGCTGGCGATCAACGCCAGTGCTGCGCTGATCAACGGTGTCTGGGCCTATGTGCTGATCCGCGCCGGACGGCGTTACCGCTCGCCGGCGCTGAGCGCTGATGGCCATCACATTTTCTCCGACGTCATCACCTCGGCCGGCGTCATCATCGGGCTGGGTCTGGCGATTGCCTTTGATCAGCCGCGGCTTGACCCGTTGCTGGCACTGATTGTCGCCATTAATGTGTTGTGGCAGGGCTGGAAGGTAATTGCCTCATCGGTTGACGGGCTGATGGACCGGGCGATTGATCCCATCGATGAGCAGCGCATACAGAGCATCATCAAGGCCGAAGCGGGCGGCGCCATCGAAGCCCATGATATCCGCACCCGGATGGCGGGCAGGGTGTCTTTTGTCGAGTTTCATCTGGTGGTGGACGGCGACATGAGCGTGGAAGCATCGCACGCGATTTGCGACCGGCTGGAGACCAGGCTGCGCCAGCAGGTCGAGGGCATTCGGGTGACCATCCATGTCGAGCCCGCGCACAAGGCCAAGGATGAGGGTGTCAGGCTGACCTGA
- a CDS encoding c-type cytochrome translates to MRHIHRTGRGLMTGASAALVVCLSVGVAPSWAQSDEEAEAGRELVETNCSRCHAVGTADASPHKAAPPFRKLSDSFPIDALEEAFADGRIYSNHPDMPEFIATPEQIEAIITYIASLQS, encoded by the coding sequence ATGAGACACATCCACAGAACCGGCCGGGGTCTGATGACCGGTGCATCTGCTGCCCTTGTTGTTTGCCTGTCTGTCGGGGTAGCCCCTTCATGGGCGCAGTCGGATGAAGAGGCGGAAGCCGGGCGGGAGTTGGTCGAGACCAATTGCAGCCGCTGCCATGCGGTGGGGACGGCGGATGCCAGCCCGCACAAGGCGGCGCCGCCGTTCCGCAAACTGTCTGACAGTTTCCCGATTGACGCGCTTGAGGAAGCCTTCGCCGACGGACGGATCTATTCGAACCATCCCGACATGCCCGAATTCATCGCCACGCCGGAGCAGATCGAGGCGATCATCACCTATATCGCCTCGCTGCAGAGCTGA
- a CDS encoding anthranilate synthase yields MGTTAKGDGAERYVTRGGVAITRRRRETPYADAISDYIDALDSRRGAVFSSNYEYPGRYTRWDTAVIDPPLGISARNRKLTIEAYNGRGEALIEILAAKLGGQADFTISARAARTLEIDIHEPDRVFSEEERSRAPTVFSVLRVIVELFHSEEDGNIGFYGAFGYDLAFQFDSVPPKLVRSDDQRDLMLYLPDEILVVDNHAAKAWIDRYDFALDDVTTEGREADISPEPFKPADVIPPKGDHTPGEYAELVRRAKESFKRGDLFEVVPGQTFFERCEARPSEISRRLKAINPSPYSFFINLGNQEYLIGASPEMFVRVNGRRIETCPISGTIKRGEDAISDSEQILKLLNSKKDESELTMCSDVDRNDKSRVCEPGSVKVIGRRQIEMYSRLIHTVDHIEGRLRDNMDAFDGFLSHAWAVTVTGAPKLWAMRFLENNEKSPRAWYGGAIGMVGFNGDMNTGLTLRTIRVKDGIAEVRAGATLLFDSNPEEEEAETELKASAMLSAIRDARRGNADVAGRQTARVGDGVSILLVDHEDSFVHTLANYFRQTGAKVTTVRSPVVDATFEQVSPDLVVLSPGPGRPKDFDCAATIKQTRARAVPVFGVCLGLQAIAESFGGSLRELAVPMHGKPSRIRVASKGIIFSGLPNEVTVGRYHSIFADSATLPKEFRITAETDDGVIMAIEHESEPVVAVQFHPESIMTLGQDAGMRIIENVVAHMTRGKKVKAA; encoded by the coding sequence ATGGGCACGACGGCAAAAGGCGACGGCGCGGAACGTTATGTAACCCGCGGTGGGGTGGCGATCACGCGGCGACGGCGGGAAACACCCTACGCCGATGCGATATCCGATTACATCGATGCGCTCGACAGCCGCCGCGGTGCCGTGTTCTCGTCGAATTATGAATATCCCGGCCGCTACACGCGTTGGGACACGGCGGTTATTGATCCACCGCTGGGGATTTCTGCCAGAAACCGGAAGCTGACCATCGAGGCCTATAACGGTCGCGGCGAAGCCTTGATCGAGATCCTCGCCGCAAAGCTTGGCGGACAGGCCGACTTCACCATTTCCGCGCGTGCTGCCCGGACGCTTGAGATCGACATCCATGAACCCGACCGGGTGTTCTCCGAGGAAGAGCGCTCGCGGGCGCCGACGGTGTTTTCGGTGCTCAGGGTGATTGTCGAACTGTTTCATTCGGAAGAAGACGGAAATATCGGCTTTTATGGCGCGTTTGGCTATGATCTGGCGTTCCAGTTCGATTCCGTGCCGCCGAAGCTGGTCCGCTCCGATGATCAGCGCGACCTGATGCTTTATCTGCCTGACGAAATTCTGGTGGTCGACAACCATGCCGCCAAGGCCTGGATCGACCGCTATGATTTCGCACTCGATGATGTGACCACTGAGGGCCGGGAGGCGGACATCAGTCCCGAGCCGTTCAAACCGGCCGATGTCATCCCGCCCAAGGGCGATCATACGCCGGGCGAATATGCGGAACTGGTCAGGCGCGCCAAGGAGAGTTTCAAGCGCGGCGATCTGTTTGAAGTTGTGCCGGGCCAGACATTCTTCGAGCGCTGCGAAGCCCGGCCCTCGGAGATCAGCCGCCGGCTGAAAGCCATCAACCCGTCGCCCTATTCGTTCTTCATCAATCTCGGCAACCAGGAGTATCTGATCGGCGCGTCGCCGGAGATGTTCGTGCGGGTCAATGGCAGACGGATCGAAACTTGTCCGATCTCGGGCACGATCAAGCGCGGCGAGGATGCCATTTCGGATTCGGAGCAGATCCTCAAGCTGCTCAATTCCAAAAAGGACGAATCCGAACTGACCATGTGTTCGGATGTCGACCGCAACGACAAGAGCCGGGTGTGCGAGCCCGGTTCGGTCAAGGTGATCGGCCGCCGTCAGATCGAGATGTATTCGCGGCTGATCCACACCGTCGACCATATTGAAGGCCGGTTGCGTGACAACATGGACGCGTTTGACGGCTTTCTAAGCCACGCCTGGGCAGTAACCGTGACCGGTGCGCCGAAGCTCTGGGCTATGCGGTTTCTCGAAAACAATGAGAAAAGCCCGCGCGCCTGGTATGGCGGGGCCATCGGCATGGTCGGCTTCAATGGCGACATGAACACCGGGCTGACGCTGCGCACGATCAGGGTCAAGGACGGGATCGCCGAAGTCCGCGCCGGCGCGACGCTGCTATTTGATTCCAACCCCGAAGAAGAAGAAGCCGAAACCGAACTCAAGGCCTCGGCGATGCTCTCGGCGATCCGCGATGCGCGGCGTGGCAATGCGGATGTTGCCGGCAGGCAGACAGCGCGGGTTGGCGACGGGGTATCGATCCTGCTGGTCGATCACGAGGATTCCTTCGTCCATACGCTGGCCAATTATTTCCGCCAGACCGGCGCGAAGGTGACCACCGTGCGCTCACCGGTGGTTGATGCCACATTCGAGCAGGTGTCGCCTGATCTGGTGGTGCTGTCGCCGGGGCCGGGGCGGCCCAAGGATTTCGATTGTGCCGCCACCATCAAGCAGACGCGTGCCCGAGCGGTGCCGGTGTTTGGCGTCTGTCTCGGGCTGCAGGCGATTGCCGAAAGCTTTGGCGGAAGCCTGCGCGAACTGGCCGTGCCGATGCATGGCAAGCCATCGCGAATCCGGGTGGCGTCCAAAGGCATCATCTTTTCCGGCCTGCCCAACGAGGTGACGGTCGGGCGGTATCATTCGATTTTTGCCGACAGTGCCACATTGCCGAAGGAATTCCGGATTACAGCGGAAACCGATGACGGAGTGATCATGGCGATTGAACACGAGAGCGAACCGGTGGTCGCTGTGCAATTCCATCCTGAATCGATCATGACGCTCGGCCAAGATGCCGGAATGCGGATAATCGAGAATGTGGTGGCGCACATGACGCGCGGAAAAAAGGTGAAGGCGGCATGA
- a CDS encoding DUF1206 domain-containing protein, giving the protein MAVRGERINRADVRIDAATRGQQMAAPVLTSTSWHDWFKPFARLGYGARGLVYLLLAFFIGSAALTTGSGGDTKDAVQFITRSTASVILTPLLIVSLAGYCVWRIVQSVFDTDDHGFRPAGLAVRAGLLGAAASYGFLTVYAFSLWWGSARSSGSGSGDGFARTAAAFIGAGPVSIILASVFAIVGGAHIWKAAGRKYHDHIDAPESIMRWIDIAGIGGLTARGLIFIVIAFLLYRRGLAGDGGQASLQAALDFIAGLPFGAWLLGATAGGFLLFAIYSFAEAVWRRINLDDM; this is encoded by the coding sequence GTGGCCGTGCGTGGCGAGCGCATCAACCGGGCTGATGTACGTATTGATGCCGCTACGCGAGGGCAGCAGATGGCCGCACCGGTACTGACATCAACGAGCTGGCATGACTGGTTCAAGCCATTCGCGCGGCTCGGTTACGGTGCCCGCGGTCTGGTTTATCTGCTGCTTGCCTTTTTCATCGGCAGTGCGGCGCTGACCACCGGCAGCGGCGGCGACACCAAAGATGCGGTTCAGTTCATCACCCGGTCGACAGCGAGCGTGATTCTGACACCCCTGCTGATCGTTAGCCTAGCTGGCTATTGTGTCTGGCGCATTGTCCAGTCGGTGTTCGATACCGACGATCACGGGTTCCGGCCTGCCGGGCTGGCAGTTCGCGCCGGGCTGCTTGGTGCGGCCGCGTCCTACGGGTTTCTGACAGTCTACGCCTTCTCGCTCTGGTGGGGCAGCGCGAGATCTTCCGGCAGCGGGAGTGGTGATGGATTTGCCCGTACGGCTGCGGCGTTCATCGGTGCCGGACCGGTGTCGATCATTCTGGCCTCGGTGTTTGCGATTGTCGGCGGCGCGCACATCTGGAAGGCGGCGGGCCGCAAGTATCACGATCATATCGACGCGCCCGAATCGATCATGCGGTGGATTGATATCGCCGGGATCGGCGGTCTGACCGCACGCGGACTGATCTTCATTGTCATCGCCTTCCTTTTGTACCGCCGAGGCCTGGCCGGCGATGGCGGGCAAGCGAGCCTGCAGGCAGCGCTCGATTTCATTGCAGGACTTCCGTTCGGGGCGTGGCTGCTGGGCGCCACCGCGGGCGGGTTCTTGCTGTTTGCGATCTATTCGTTTGCCGAGGCAGTCTGGCGGCGGATCAATCTTGACGACATGTGA
- the rnk gene encoding nucleoside diphosphate kinase regulator yields MQPRNRRKPAITITETDYDRLSNLAAARTQRSPELAISLAEEIDRARIVSDTAISPSIVRMGSTVTYVADNKDSKTVTLVYPVDANIEDGRISVTTPVGSALIGLKAGQTIDWTAPNGQRHELKVLEVSQTKHPALAE; encoded by the coding sequence ATGCAGCCCAGAAACAGGCGCAAACCTGCAATTACGATCACCGAAACCGATTACGACCGGCTCAGCAATCTTGCCGCGGCGCGGACTCAGCGCAGCCCCGAGCTTGCCATCAGCCTGGCCGAGGAAATCGACCGCGCACGGATCGTCAGCGACACCGCGATAAGTCCATCGATCGTGCGAATGGGGTCGACCGTGACCTATGTGGCAGACAACAAGGACAGCAAGACAGTAACGCTGGTCTACCCCGTAGATGCCAATATAGAAGACGGGCGGATATCTGTTACGACCCCGGTCGGCTCCGCATTGATCGGCTTGAAGGCAGGTCAAACCATCGACTGGACAGCGCCCAACGGCCAGCGTCATGAATTGAAGGTGCTGGAAGTCAGTCAGACCAAACACCCTGCATTGGCCGAGTGA
- a CDS encoding nucleoside-diphosphate kinase gives MQGTSSPFPVMRRQELAQSEIAMWKNQECTLTSKDFAILETMYDRRLMLTDGVCQVLRHKLDTARVVFGEDVPDNIVTLNSRVRYRVGELSAQTAIITQDAMAGIVGQSLPLTTARGLALLGLEESACLTLPKQENGIPERILLEEVLFQPETARRQRLKQQRNRGGIHLAYDAGSERDPQTHSDSGDNDPGPSAA, from the coding sequence GTGCAGGGGACCAGTTCTCCCTTCCCTGTCATGCGTCGCCAGGAGTTGGCGCAATCGGAGATCGCCATGTGGAAAAACCAGGAATGCACCCTGACCAGCAAGGATTTTGCAATCCTTGAAACCATGTATGACCGTCGCCTTATGCTGACAGATGGCGTTTGCCAGGTGCTCAGACACAAGCTCGACACCGCAAGGGTGGTGTTCGGCGAGGATGTACCCGACAACATTGTTACCTTGAACAGCCGCGTACGGTACCGCGTCGGCGAACTGTCCGCACAGACCGCCATCATTACCCAGGACGCGATGGCCGGCATCGTTGGTCAAAGCCTGCCTTTGACCACGGCACGCGGGTTGGCTTTGCTGGGACTGGAGGAATCGGCCTGCCTTACCCTGCCGAAGCAGGAAAACGGCATTCCCGAGCGCATCCTGCTCGAGGAAGTTCTGTTCCAGCCCGAAACCGCGCGCCGGCAACGGCTAAAACAACAGCGTAACCGCGGCGGGATTCACCTGGCTTACGACGCAGGGTCGGAGCGCGACCCTCAGACACATTCGGATTCTGGCGACAATGATCCCGGTCCGAGTGCTGCGTGA
- a CDS encoding phosphatase PAP2 family protein, producing the protein MAVEKSASSLAEWLVRGVKNGSAHRLPVLLMGVVTLGLFGFISIADEMAEGEIRNIDETLFLLLRVPGEPSTPLGPDWLQETALEVTAIGGFPLIILTLAAVTGFFIVTRRYGAALYAVLSVGSGALLSQTLKQYYARPRPDLVDHLDSVHTLSFPSGHALVTTVAYLTLAALVIGFLGDRRARAYVLVVAVLVAVLVGVSRVYLGVHWPSDVAAGWALGAAWASFSWLIVHFLKRHRNLKLGS; encoded by the coding sequence ATGGCGGTCGAAAAGAGTGCATCATCGCTGGCCGAGTGGCTGGTTCGCGGCGTCAAAAACGGCAGCGCCCATCGCCTGCCGGTGTTGCTGATGGGGGTGGTGACACTCGGTTTGTTCGGCTTCATCTCGATTGCCGATGAGATGGCTGAGGGTGAAATTCGCAATATTGATGAGACACTGTTTTTGCTTCTCAGGGTCCCGGGCGAGCCGTCGACGCCGCTGGGGCCGGACTGGCTGCAGGAAACCGCACTCGAAGTCACGGCGATCGGCGGGTTTCCGCTGATCATTCTCACGCTCGCGGCCGTTACCGGGTTTTTCATCGTCACCAGGCGCTATGGCGCAGCCCTCTATGCGGTGCTGTCGGTCGGCTCGGGAGCACTTTTGAGCCAGACACTGAAGCAATACTACGCACGGCCACGCCCGGATCTGGTTGATCACCTCGACAGCGTTCACACGCTGAGCTTTCCCAGCGGTCATGCGCTGGTGACGACAGTTGCCTATCTGACGCTCGCCGCGCTGGTGATCGGCTTTCTCGGCGATCGGCGAGCGCGGGCCTATGTGCTTGTGGTAGCGGTTTTGGTGGCCGTTCTTGTGGGTGTCAGCCGGGTCTATCTCGGCGTGCATTGGCCCAGTGATGTTGCCGCCGGTTGGGCGCTGGGCGCTGCCTGGGCGAGCTTTTCATGGCTGATCGTGCATTTCCTCAAGCGGCACAGAAACCTGAAACTGGGTTCTTGA
- a CDS encoding YHYH protein gives MDRPLSYFVIAAVTVAGIVASAVAADAASGSVSITKSRGKICMVSNGLPDHATGRFPNAGNPNRISAQVIEVCVPENPVKTGRATQLRGSTGFALNGVMIRPGTADYYDPSSPRGFSRDRSSGWKLDGKGAGDMLGLDANNAHVDNRGLYHYHAKPTGFLKGNSSSLIGFAADGFEIHYLGAKARSGYTLKPGIRNGGPGGKHDGTYVQDWQYTGGSGTLDQCNGGQLNGKFVYFITDSYPYFPHCAWGKVSRDFGRP, from the coding sequence ATGGACCGCCCACTCTCCTATTTTGTCATCGCCGCCGTCACCGTTGCCGGCATCGTCGCAAGCGCGGTGGCAGCCGACGCGGCCTCCGGTTCGGTATCGATCACCAAGAGCCGCGGCAAGATCTGCATGGTCTCCAACGGCCTGCCCGATCATGCCACCGGCCGGTTTCCCAATGCCGGAAACCCCAACCGCATTTCCGCGCAGGTGATCGAGGTTTGCGTGCCGGAAAACCCGGTCAAGACAGGGCGCGCGACACAATTGCGCGGCTCTACCGGTTTCGCGCTCAACGGCGTGATGATCCGCCCCGGCACCGCCGACTATTATGATCCCTCTTCGCCACGCGGCTTCAGCCGCGATCGGTCGTCGGGTTGGAAACTCGATGGCAAGGGCGCCGGCGACATGCTCGGCCTTGATGCCAACAATGCCCATGTCGACAATCGCGGGCTCTATCACTACCACGCCAAGCCGACCGGCTTTCTCAAGGGCAACAGCTCCAGCCTGATTGGATTTGCTGCAGACGGGTTCGAGATCCACTATCTCGGTGCCAAGGCCCGTTCTGGCTACACGCTGAAACCCGGCATCCGCAACGGCGGCCCCGGCGGCAAGCATGACGGCACCTATGTACAGGACTGGCAATACACCGGCGGTTCGGGCACGCTCGACCAATGCAATGGCGGCCAGCTCAACGGCAAATTCGTCTACTTCATCACAGACAGCTACCCCTATTTCCCGCATTGCGCCTGGGGTAAGGTGAGCCGCGATTTCGGCAGGCCCTGA